In Mongoliitalea daihaiensis, one DNA window encodes the following:
- a CDS encoding glycoside hydrolase family 16 protein, whose translation MFKDSIGILIMALLFGNGLFGCGSTESKYLVWSDEFEQDGLPNPSKWSYDVGDNGWGNNELQFYTEKNPKNARVEDGVLIIEVHKDSTYEKGYTSARLLTRGKASWTYGYIEVRARMPRGLGSWPAIWMLPEEKVYGNWPKSGEIDIMEHVGYEQGVVHGTVHTESFNHMRGTQKGMQVELPTCSDEFHVYAIDWTEDKIDFFIDGEKYHTFQNTQNGESDEWPFDQSFHLIFNVAVGGNWGGSKGVDPTVWPQRMEIDYVRVYSQNPF comes from the coding sequence ATGTTCAAAGATTCTATTGGTATACTCATTATGGCTTTATTATTTGGGAATGGTCTGTTTGGCTGTGGGTCGACTGAATCAAAATATTTGGTTTGGTCTGATGAGTTTGAACAAGATGGATTACCTAATCCCTCTAAATGGTCTTATGATGTGGGTGATAATGGTTGGGGTAATAATGAACTACAATTTTATACTGAGAAAAATCCCAAAAATGCACGGGTAGAAGATGGTGTTTTGATTATTGAAGTACACAAAGATAGTACCTATGAAAAAGGATATACTTCCGCCAGATTATTGACACGCGGGAAAGCTTCTTGGACTTATGGATACATTGAAGTGCGTGCAAGAATGCCACGAGGTCTAGGATCTTGGCCTGCTATTTGGATGCTTCCGGAGGAGAAAGTCTATGGGAATTGGCCGAAGAGCGGTGAGATTGATATTATGGAACATGTAGGCTATGAACAAGGAGTGGTTCATGGAACAGTACATACGGAGTCCTTCAATCACATGAGAGGAACTCAAAAAGGTATGCAAGTAGAACTACCTACCTGTTCGGATGAGTTTCATGTGTATGCGATTGATTGGACTGAGGATAAGATCGATTTTTTTATTGATGGTGAAAAATACCACACCTTCCAAAATACTCAAAATGGAGAATCAGATGAGTGGCCTTTTGATCAAAGCTTTCATTTGATTTTTAACGTGGCTGTTGGCGGTAATTGGGGTGGTTCTAAAGGGGTAGATCCCACTGTATGGCCCCAACGAATGGAGATTGATTACGTTCGTGTGTATAGTCAAAATCCTTTTTAG